One Paraburkholderia phymatum STM815 genomic window, CTTTTTTGGACTGTCAGTTGTAGCCCATCAGTTGTAGCCCAGAATTGCGGCGGTCGCGACGTCAGGACGGTCATTCACGTTGCCCGCCAGAGAGGCTACGGGTTCCTGCAAAATGGACCGATACAACGCCACATGCGCTGCTTTCTCTCCATCCGCATCGGTTTGCGTGAGCTCGACTACGTGGCTGTTTTGAGAATGAGTCATCGATGTTCTTTCTGAAGAGCTTAAGATTTCAAATCGGTTGTCTCGAAGGACGCAGGAATTGCCCTTCACCGCTAGCGTCGCGCCTTCTTAACCGACCTCGCGTCCGTCTCGTAATGGCAACTACCGCTATCACGACTGGACCAATGGCCAAGCCTTCCGCCAATTCCGGGTCAAAAGGTATACTTAGCACGTGCAACGCTCTGAACGCTGCGGCAGCAAGCGAGAGCACGTAGTATGAGATAGCGGCCACGGACAGACCTTCAACAGCGTGCTGCAGATGCAATTGATTGCGTGCGGTGCGCTCCATACCGGCAAGCATACGAGTGACGTCTTTTTCCTGAGCAAGATTGACGCGCGTTCGCAACAAATCCACGGCACGCGCGATACGGGCCGCGATCTGTTCGTGGCGCGCCCAAACGCTGCGAGATGTTTCCATCGCGGGTGCGAAGCGGCGCTCCATAAACTCCTGGATAGTAGGCATCCCTTCGATACGCTCTTCGCGCAACTCCTGGATTCGGGCGAGCACGAGTTTTTCGTAAGCGCGAGAGGCGCTAAAGCGACCGCCGGAGCCAGAAAGCGACTCGACCCGCACCGCAAGGTGCGTGAGCTTGACCAGCAGTTGTGAGTCGTCGCAATCAGCATCTCTAGCATCCATGCTTTGCATCAAGGATTGAAGCGAAGCGTGAATCTCATCCAGGTCCCGACTCATCCGGCGCGCGATTGGCAACGAGAGAAGCGCCATCATTCGATATGTTTCGATCTCGTACAACCGCTGCAGCAACCGCCCACCCTGCTCCTCGCGAAAACCATCGTCAATAACAAGAAAGCGCATGAACCCGTCAGGCCGCACACTCCAGTCGCAGAAGACCTGGCCACCGGCAAGCACGTTGCTTCCGACGAGAATAGGTCCGTCAATCCATTGACGCAAAGAATTGCGCGCTGCGCTCGCACTAGCTCCCGTCAGCAGTTCCATGCGAGACGCAACAAAACGAATCCCGGCGAGCTGCTCAAACCAACGTGCTGGAACACCCTTGATCGCGATGTCGTTGAAGTAGTCGCTGTCGTGACGCGGGATGACGAACGTGAAAGTTGAGAACTCGGTGTGACATTCCCACTTGAGGTGCCAGCCACACGGCGATTGCACTGAATAATGCGTGACACCCTCAGTTGGCAACGGTATTCCCGTATCGAGGCACAGAGCATGCAATAGCGTCTCGTGTATCGAGGAATTTTGCTCGGCGTATATCGCATAATGCGAAAGGGATACCGACTCAGCCAGTTTCAGAAAAGGGCGAGCATGTAACTCCGCTGCCAGCGTCGCGCGCAAAGGATGATCCATGAACGAAATGCTCCTCGATTGCTCTTCAACTGCACAACGGACGCCTAACTCGCCGGCCTGTAACTGACTATGGCATACACGATTCAGCAAATAAATCTCATAGTTCTGATCCGTGACTTCAGTTTTTCTGATAGTCTGTTCCGAGACAAGATGTCGGCACGACTTGTGGCCGGCTAATCCACAATCTTGGCGCGAATGCAGGAGAATGCCGTACTCCGTCCAGAATCGGATGGAGTCGGCGTTGACCTACCATTGAGGTACGCAACTAGCGATGTTTGCCTTCGTTACTCCCGGCGTATCCACCTCGATAAATTGCGCCTTTGGAGTATCCGGCTTGGTGAACTGCGTGTACAACGCCTTGAACGCCAACTGACCCATCTTTTCCGGTTGTACACAAACAGTACCATCGACATCGCCTGTTTTGATCGCCGCAATTCCGAGGCGCGATCCGCCCCACCCGACAAGCTTGGCGTGGGAGCTGGCTTCGCGTACTGCTTTCGCACAACCGATAACCAGATCATCCGCCTGGTTGTAGATGAGGTCGACGTCGGGATGCGCAGTGATTATGTTCTGACACACAGACTGTCCTTGCTCCGGAGTGAGATCGGTCGGCTGCGATGCGACAATCTGATACTTGATCCCCGATTTCTCGAGACCCTCTTTAAAACCTTTTGTTCGCTGCCAGTTCTGAGGCATGCCAGGGGCGCCCTCAAGAATGGCGATCTTCGCGACTCGACCTTTCGGCAGCAATTGCGCCGCTATGTCTCCTGAGTTGATGCCCGTGTGAATCTCGTCGCTTGAAACCAGCGCTGTAGCCTTGGGATAGACATCCCGAATCGGTCGTTTCTGAGGATCTCCGATTTCGGTTGCAACCGAGACGAACGGAATATTATGAGCTGTAACTCGGTCTACCCAACCTTGCGCAACCAAACCGTCAATCGGCAAAACCGCAATGCCATCCACCTTTTGCGCGAGCAGATCGTCGATCGCATTACCTTGCTTTTCAACGCTTGTCTTGCCGTCGAGAATAATTGTTTTCACACCCACCTCTTTGGCGGCCGCCTGAAATCCCTTTACCACGGCTACGTTAAACGGAAATTGCATTCCAGCCGCGACATAACCAAATGTAATTTCCTTTGCGATCGACGCGCCTGACACAAATACTAACCCACCGGCAACTACGGTAGCACCAAGCGCTTTAACAAACGATACCATTAGAAGTCTCCTAAATAGTTAGCTGACTATGTTGACTGCGTTTGTTGTTGATCCGTCGAAACGCCTACTTCGCAAACCGAACAACGCCCGTGGATAGCTTTGATGTCGTTCACAACGAACCTTACGACCTTCTCAAACTTATGCTCATGAGCTGCTAAATCACTTACAGGTCACTCTCAATCTTGAATCCCTCAACGAGTTCCGCGAGCCTCGTCGCCTGCTCTTGAAGCGACTGAGATGCGACAGCAGCCTCGTCAACAAGCGCTGCGTTTTGCTGCGTGAAGTGTTCCAGTTGCCCCATCGCCTGGTTAAGCTGCTCTATCCCGATACTTTGTGCGTCGGTTCCGCCCGAGATAGAGTTGGTGATCCCAACCACGATTCTGACGCTCCCAACAATTTCCTCCATCGTGGAGCCTGCGCTGTTCACCAAATCAAGACCGGCTTGTACGCGCCCCACTGAATTTTCAATCATTACTTTAATTTCCTTGGCAGCTCCCGAGCACCGTTGCGCGAGGCTTCTCACTTCCGCCGCCACTACAGCAAACCCTTTCCCATGCTCTCCTGCGCGGGCCGCCTCGACTGCAGCATTGAGAGCGAGAATATTCGTCTGGAAAGCAATACTCTCGATGACATCGATTATTTCAACAACGTTGCCGGCAGATTCATTGATAGCAGCCATTGTGCCGATGACCTTCGAAATGACAGTGGCACCTTTGGCCGCTATGTCAGATGCCGACTGCGCAAGTCTATTAGCCTCCAACGCATCGTCAGCGTTCTGCTTGACCGTTCGGGCGAATTCCCGCATCGACGCAACAGTCTGTTCCACGGAGCTAGCCTGCTCTTCGGTGCGAGATGAGAGGTCTTGATTGCCGCGAGAGATTTGAGCCGACGAACTCGCAATCGTATTGGTCCCGTCACGTACTTCTCCGACAATCTTTGTGAGACTGTCATTCATACAATCGAGCGCCCGCAACAGTTCGCCTATCTCATCGCTTCTCTGCACATAGCTGCGTCCGGTGAGATCTCCCGACGCCACCAACTGGGCACCTCGCAGTGCATCGCGCAGAGGTACCGTAATTGAGCGAGTAATGACCAGCGCGCAGCACATACCCGCGAGCACTGCCAGGCTTCCCAGGGCAATCATCAGATAGCGTGCTTGCGTCACAACATGATTGGCGTCCCGTCCACGTTCTTCGAAGAAGCGTCGCTGCATGGTTACAAGAGCCGTAATGTGATTTTCGAGGCTCTCCAATTCGGGCAGTACCTCCTTGTTCAGCGCCGTGGTCGCATAGTCACGGTCACCCTGAGCGAGAAACTGTGCGACCTTTGCCTGCGAAGCAGCGAATGCCGCATTCGCTGCCTTTATCTTCTCCAACACGTCTCGTCTTTGGGGTAGTGAAACAAGTTTGTTAAGTTTTTCCAGCGCGTTTTCCGTAGCGACCCGGTTATCCAAGATCTCATGTTCAATGGCGGTGATTCTTCCCAGATCATCGGTGATAAACAACTGCATCGTGAGCCCCGCGTTCGCGCGCGTTTTCGCGTTCAAAAGCTCCGCCGCTTCCACGCCGTTCCAAGCCCGGTTGACAATCTCATCGTTGATATCTCCGACTCGGGCGAGTTGGCTTAATCCAATTACGATCAACGCGGCGACAAGAGCCACCATTAATCCGAAACCCGCACCGAGACGAACGCCGATTCGTAACCCCGCAAAGTTCACCATTTCGGTAGTCCGCTTTTATGTAACGAAGGAGTTTTTGCGCATGACAGCCTCATCCAGTTCAACGTCTTCCGTCAGAAGCGCGACTACCCTGTCCTTATAAAAAATGCACATTGTCGATTTAACAAGCCGGGAAAGCGATGCATGAAAAAGAGTGCGATACCTTTCGACACCGCACCTGAAACGCCCCTCTCACGGGCCGCAAACTTTGGCTTCAGATTCGACTTCCCGTTCAGAACGCGTGCTGGATGCCCGCGTAGACACCCGACTGGCTATGTCCCGGCAATGGATTGTCCGTCGCAACGGCCGTCCCCGGGTTGTTCGCATTCAACCCGAAGTTCGCTGTCTTGCTATTGCGAACTGTCGCCAACTGAATATCGAGCAACGTACGCTTGGAAAGATTGTAGGAGCCGCCGATCGTGTAAATCGTCGCGTTTCCCGAGCCGTTATTCCCATTTACGTGATATACAGCACCAATAAGAGCGGCGGCTGACGTGGCTTGCCACGTCACACCACCCCACTCCTGATCAAGGGTCGTCGGCTGACCTGGCAGCACAGCAGTCGCGCTGGATGAGCGAATGGCCTGGTACGCACCTTGCACTTTGAATTGACCCAGGAATACATTGACGAAAGCCGAGTACTCACGTGACGCTGCAAAGACACCGCCTGCCGAGTTGCTACCATTGACTGTACTGACTGACGGTCCATACAACAGACCGTTAGCCGGGTTACGGATCTCATCGTACATTCCCCGAACCTGGAAAAGGGCACTTGTGTAAGTAATCTGTGCCCCGGCTTGACGCCCTTGCGGGGTCGTACCGTTGCCATTCCAGTTCGTCGCGTTTGACAGCGCATACTGACCATAGAAATCAAACCCACCGATTTTTGGCGACTGATATGACAACGCGTTACTGACGAGCGGCCAGTTCCGGCCGCGCACGAGCGAAGCGGAAGACCATGCGGTTTGCCCGAAGGGATCAAAATCCCACAGGTTGTTCCCAATAAATAGTTCTCGTCCCATCAGGAACGTGCCGTAATTCGGACTGACGAACCCTACGGTTGCCCAACGGTTGAACAACCCGCCACCGCCGGGACCCGCCCCCGTCATAGCATTAAAGTAACCTTCCAACTGGAACACAGCTTTGTAGCCCCCGCCGAGGTCTTCAGCACCTTTCAAACCCCAAAGACTCGTACCCCAGTCACCGCTTTCCGCGCGGAAACGATGGGTCGAGCCCGTCGCCGCACCTGTCGCGGACGGTCCCGTCGGAACGCCAGTCATATATTCCACGCCTGAATCCAGGCGACCGTACAAGGTCACACTGCTTTGTGCATGCGCCGATACAGCAAGTGCAAACGCGGATGTAGCTAGCAAAGCTCTTTTCATTCCTCTTCTCCTCCTTCAAGTATAAAAGCGACACCTGAGCAGCTATCTCGACGATCATTGTTCAAGCCGCACCGGCATCACGACTGGCAATCGGTGCAGTCAAATTTCCACGGTCAGACGCATTCCTTCATTTCGGTATACTAATTATCCATTTAAAAAATACGACCTCCGATCACAACGCAGAATTTCTATAGATGCACGCGGGGGGATCCGTTTTATTGCGTAGGTTCCTTACACTTCTTTCCATTAGTGATTGCGTTCAACGTCGGCAACGGAGCCGGGAAATCGATGTCTCCGCCGATACCGAAGCGTCCGCTTCAGGTCGCGATCGACTGGTTCTTCGACAATTCATCCCAATTTGTGAGCGAAGGTTATTGCCCGAAGTGAAGTCGGGTCTATTTGTTTTTTGTGTGTTCGATGGTAAGTAACGCTTAACGGCTTCCTAGAAGTGAGAGCATTTCCAACACAACCTTCTTGGACAAGGTCGATATGACCGGATGTCTTGCAGCGGCGTGCTTTTCGCCCTTGTCAAATAAGGAAAGTACCAGGGGTGGAAATGCTACAGTCCAACCGACTTATCTCGATTTGACGACAAAACGTGGGGGCTTTGGCAGCGTGTGATCAGGCAATGGAACGCATCACAATGCGCGATCGCGACATTAGAGCGATGTGCAAGAGTGAGGACAGTAACTTTGTACGGTCAAACCGACCCGGTCAACGTCGGACGATGTTGACGGGATGCTACGCGTGCGCCCGCTGGCCCAGGAGCCAGCAGGCGCACGCCGCACCGCAATTGACCTATGGCCTGTTCACACTACTCGTATTTGACCGTATACTTCGGTGATGGAAATCACCGAAACCCAATATCAGCGAATTGAGCATTGCCTGCCGCGACAGCGCGGCAATGTCAGCCTGACAAACCTGCAAGTGCTCAATGCGATTCTTTACGTGGCCGAGCATGGTTGCAAATGGCGCTGACTGCCCAAACGCTTTGGCAGATGGCACACGATCTACACGCGAATGAATCGCTGGTCCCGTAACGGCGTGCTGGATCGCGTGTTCACTGAATTGCAGCGTGAGCAGATCGTTCGCATCAGGATCGAGGCGGTCTCGTTGGATAGCACAATGGTAAAGGTTCATCCTGATGGCACCGGTGCATTAAAAAAAACGGACCTCAAGCAATCGGAAAATCCCGAGGTGGATGGACCACCAAGATTCATATGGTTGCCGCGGATGCTCGAACAGCCATAACGTTCGCCCTGTCTGCTGGCCAGGCCGGTGATGCGCCAGAGGGGCGAGCCCTGTTGCAAAGCCTTGGCTCGCCCAACAGGCCACTGCATCTGCTGATGGACAAGGCGTACGAAGGCCACGAGACGCGACAACTTGCGCTCGACCCGGGTTTCATTCCAGTTGTTCCGCCGAAAAGCAACCGGCTTGAACCGTGGGAATACGATCGCGAAATGTACAAGCGCAGGAACGAAGTGGAACGCCTGTTTCGCCGCCTCAAAGGCTTTCGCCGCATCTTTTCCCGCTTCGACAAACTGGACGTGATGTTCCTCGCCTTCATCAATTTCGCCCTTATTGTCGATGGACTTAAATAGTGTGAACAGGCCCTAGGAGTGGCTCGTAAGAGGAGCGTTGCGAGAGCCAGTCATGGTGGCGATTGCATCGATGCTTTCATGCCAGTTTTACGCTGTCCGACGCGGAAGACCTTCCGCTGGTCATCGCAACAGGCGTGGCTAATTCGGAGAACGGTCAAGAGTCGAACTCTCGCTTCATACCGAGGGAATGCAGGCCGTTTGCCCGCCGTCGACGGATACTATCGCACCTGTCATGAAGCTCGCGTCGTCCGTGAGTAGGAATGCTGCTACCGCCGCGATCTCCTCGGGTTGTCCCTCACGACCTATGGCATGCGCCGCCCGAATCCGTCTGGCCTTCTCCGGGTCGTCAAACATGTACGCCGTGAAGGGCGTCCGAATCATCCCTGGGGCGATCGCATTCACCCGGATACCGTAGGGACCAAGCTCCGCACCCATAGTGCGCGTAATACCCGAGACTGCGAATTTGGAAGCAACGTAGGGAAGTCGGTTCGGCACACCCATGATGCCAGCCCCAGACGAGATGTTCACAATTGCTCGTGAGGTCTTGTCATGTTGAACCGCCCGCGCGAAAGCCTGACACATGAGGAAAGTACCGTCCAGGTTGACTGACATCACCTTCTTCCAGTTCTCGGACTCACAATCCAGAACGTTGCCCACGCCCTTGATGCCTGCACAGTTGATCAACCCGTGCAAGCTTCCAAACTTCTTTTGGGCAGTAGCGACGAACTCTTCCACCTGCCCAGCATCAGACACGTCGAGGTTTCCGCCGTAGAGACGTGCATCGCCCCCGAGCAACGTTACCAGCTTGTCGACCCCACCTTGATCCTGGTCCGCCAATGCAACGCACGCCCCCTCGTCCCACAGCCGCCGCACGCACGCCGCCCCAATGCCGCTAGCCGCACCAGTCACTACAACAGCCTTTCCTTCAAAGCGCTTCATGGTTGTGTCTCGTCGTTAATGACCATATATGAACAATGCATTCGCCCACCGCCCAGGAACTGGTACGCTTCATATGCGTCTGCTGGCTCATGGCCGCGTACTAATTCACTGCATTCAGGAATGCTGTGGCGTCTTCAAGAGACTCAAGGTCACGTGCCAGTTGAATCGCGCAATCAGTCTTTTCAACCGTCAAAGGGTTCGCCGCGACTGCCGCGCAGTCACGGAACTTCTGCTCGATCGATTCCCAAGACATCGGTGCCTCAGAGCTTCCCGGTACGTTGTCTCCGAGACGTGCGAAGCTGCCACCATCGCGTGTCACGATTTCCATCCGTCCGTCCGGAATTTTCACTTTCCAGTCGAGACTACTGTCTTCTATCGGGATAACCTTCTCTGCGATTCCGAGAACTTCCGGGTCAAGCAGCGCTGCAGCGCTGAAATCTGAGATCCGGATTTGCCCACGGGCAGCAGCCAACGCTACACAAAACGGAAGACTGAACTTCGCATCAACGAGCGTCGCGGGTGCCCTGCGTAGTTCCAGTGGATAACACATGCGCTGATGGAAATCCCCCACGAAGACTTTGATTTGCTCAATATCCCCCGGTTTCAGACCGTGCTCTTTCATCAATTCGATCGTGGCATGGATGTAGGTATGCACGTTCCCGACAGCCGGCCATGCCTTGTAAAGCATCGAGCCACCGAGATACTCTTTCCCCAGCCTCTCGATCATCTTTTCTCGTTCGTACTTGCCGCTGAAGTAGACATTAAAGATGCCAGCCTTCCCCTCAAATAGCTCCGCGATCCCGGTGATGCCCCTTTGAGCTAATAGCACTGACATAACGGCGCCTTGGGCAGTGAAGCCGGCGTACATTCCGCGCAGATCGCTACCGATTCCGAAAATGACCTGCATCGTGCCGCTCGATTGCATGCTGGCGATCCCGAGTGCATGTGCGATCTGCTCGCGCGACAACCCGTGGATGTAGGCTGCGGCCGCTGCCCCAGCGAATGCACCGACAACCGAAGAAAGGTTCCAGTCCTGTCGCCACCCCACGTTGCAGCGCAGGCGCACGAACAGGTCTTGTCCCAACGCTACGCTCGTGATCAAGTCGCGCCCGGACACCTTCCCCTTGCGTTCGGCAAGCGCGAGAACTGCCGGTACCACAGTGCTGTCAGGGTGCGCTCCCCAAGGCGTCTGATCGTCAAAATCGAGGCAATGTGCCATGACGCCATTTGCGAATGCCGCCGATTGCGCCGGAATCTTGCCACCGAAGCCGAGGACGGAGGCCTCTTGCCGACCACCGGCATCTAATACCACATCGGCCACCCCGCGAACTGCCGGCTCCATACCGCTGCCTGCAAGAGTTACACCGATGATGTCGAGGATTGACTTCTTTGCTGCATCGACAGCCTCGTTGGATAAATCCTCGAAGCGAGTCTCAGCGACATGTTTGGCAAACACCTGGCAAAGATCTAAATCAGGGTTCATGATTCTCTATCGAGGAATGTGTGAAGGATGGATCGGCACATGCATGCTCCTCCTCTCTCAGGCTCTAGCTCAGCATTAGGCTGAACGCCAGTCTGATAGGAGATACACCGATGCACAAGCGATGATTCGTGAAGTACTGTTAAGAACCTCTTGATAATCATCGCGCCGTTGCTCGAATCATGTCATTTCCTCGATTTACCCCAAGACAACTTTGCGCTTTCGTCGCAGTCGCGGATCTCGGAAGCTTCGCAAAGGCGGGAGAAAGGTTGAGTTTGTCTACGTCCGCGATCAGTCAGCTCGTGAGCGAACTGGAATCCCTCCTCGGTTTCCGCCTATTTGACCGCACCACCCGTACCGTTTCTTTGACCCCGGCGGGGCGAGAATTTCAGTCCTCTGCGAAGAACGTACTGGTACACATGGAGCTTGCTAAAGCAACAGCGGATGACATCCGAAATCGCGCGGCTGGCATCGTCCGCGTTGCAGCCCCGCTCATTTTGGCGAGCACGATTCTGCCTGCTGCAGTCAAGGCATACGCAAAGTCGCATCCTGGAGTTCTCGTACGAATTCGGGACACGCAAGTTGAAGATCTTATTGGTACGGTAAATAAAGCCGCTGTGGACTTAGCCGTTGGACCTGACCAGCCGGTTAGCGAAGGGATTGCCCGCATGGACCTGTTTCGAAGCCCATGGGTCTTATGGTTCGCTCCGAGTCATCCTCTGATCAAGCGGAGCGAAGTGACTTGGAACGAACTGCGAGAGCACCCCCTGGTTGTCGCAGGACGGGACTACGAACGTACCATTTCGCTGACGCACAATGAATATCACGAGAACGAGCGCATAACTCCGGTCGATATCGTCGACAACATCAGTACCGCGTTCGGCATGGCCGCAGAAGAACTCGGGTTGGTAATCGCACCTGCCTATGTAGGTCTCCTTGGACGCAGGTTTGACCTCGAAATGCGCCCGATTGTCGAACCAGAGGTGACGCGTCAAGTCTGCCTTTACCAGTCCTCAACCCGTGCCGCGTCTCCGGCAGCCGAAGGCTTTCGCGACCACCTTATTTCATGGCTTGCGGGCAAGGATGATCTGGGGCAGCGCGCGCGTCC contains:
- a CDS encoding LysR family transcriptional regulator — translated: MSFPRFTPRQLCAFVAVADLGSFAKAGERLSLSTSAISQLVSELESLLGFRLFDRTTRTVSLTPAGREFQSSAKNVLVHMELAKATADDIRNRAAGIVRVAAPLILASTILPAAVKAYAKSHPGVLVRIRDTQVEDLIGTVNKAAVDLAVGPDQPVSEGIARMDLFRSPWVLWFAPSHPLIKRSEVTWNELREHPLVVAGRDYERTISLTHNEYHENERITPVDIVDNISTAFGMAAEELGLVIAPAYVGLLGRRFDLEMRPIVEPEVTRQVCLYQSSTRAASPAAEGFRDHLISWLAGKDDLGQRARP
- a CDS encoding methyl-accepting chemotaxis protein, encoding MVNFAGLRIGVRLGAGFGLMVALVAALIVIGLSQLARVGDINDEIVNRAWNGVEAAELLNAKTRANAGLTMQLFITDDLGRITAIEHEILDNRVATENALEKLNKLVSLPQRRDVLEKIKAANAAFAASQAKVAQFLAQGDRDYATTALNKEVLPELESLENHITALVTMQRRFFEERGRDANHVVTQARYLMIALGSLAVLAGMCCALVITRSITVPLRDALRGAQLVASGDLTGRSYVQRSDEIGELLRALDCMNDSLTKIVGEVRDGTNTIASSSAQISRGNQDLSSRTEEQASSVEQTVASMREFARTVKQNADDALEANRLAQSASDIAAKGATVISKVIGTMAAINESAGNVVEIIDVIESIAFQTNILALNAAVEAARAGEHGKGFAVVAAEVRSLAQRCSGAAKEIKVMIENSVGRVQAGLDLVNSAGSTMEEIVGSVRIVVGITNSISGGTDAQSIGIEQLNQAMGQLEHFTQQNAALVDEAAVASQSLQEQATRLAELVEGFKIESDL
- a CDS encoding sugar ABC transporter substrate-binding protein — encoded protein: MVSFVKALGATVVAGGLVFVSGASIAKEITFGYVAAGMQFPFNVAVVKGFQAAAKEVGVKTIILDGKTSVEKQGNAIDDLLAQKVDGIAVLPIDGLVAQGWVDRVTAHNIPFVSVATEIGDPQKRPIRDVYPKATALVSSDEIHTGINSGDIAAQLLPKGRVAKIAILEGAPGMPQNWQRTKGFKEGLEKSGIKYQIVASQPTDLTPEQGQSVCQNIITAHPDVDLIYNQADDLVIGCAKAVREASSHAKLVGWGGSRLGIAAIKTGDVDGTVCVQPEKMGQLAFKALYTQFTKPDTPKAQFIEVDTPGVTKANIASCVPQW
- a CDS encoding porin, whose amino-acid sequence is MKRALLATSAFALAVSAHAQSSVTLYGRLDSGVEYMTGVPTGPSATGAATGSTHRFRAESGDWGTSLWGLKGAEDLGGGYKAVFQLEGYFNAMTGAGPGGGGLFNRWATVGFVSPNYGTFLMGRELFIGNNLWDFDPFGQTAWSSASLVRGRNWPLVSNALSYQSPKIGGFDFYGQYALSNATNWNGNGTTPQGRQAGAQITYTSALFQVRGMYDEIRNPANGLLYGPSVSTVNGSNSAGGVFAASREYSAFVNVFLGQFKVQGAYQAIRSSSATAVLPGQPTTLDQEWGGVTWQATSAAALIGAVYHVNGNNGSGNATIYTIGGSYNLSKRTLLDIQLATVRNSKTANFGLNANNPGTAVATDNPLPGHSQSGVYAGIQHAF
- a CDS encoding MmgE/PrpD family protein, with translation MNPDLDLCQVFAKHVAETRFEDLSNEAVDAAKKSILDIIGVTLAGSGMEPAVRGVADVVLDAGGRQEASVLGFGGKIPAQSAAFANGVMAHCLDFDDQTPWGAHPDSTVVPAVLALAERKGKVSGRDLITSVALGQDLFVRLRCNVGWRQDWNLSSVVGAFAGAAAAAYIHGLSREQIAHALGIASMQSSGTMQVIFGIGSDLRGMYAGFTAQGAVMSVLLAQRGITGIAELFEGKAGIFNVYFSGKYEREKMIERLGKEYLGGSMLYKAWPAVGNVHTYIHATIELMKEHGLKPGDIEQIKVFVGDFHQRMCYPLELRRAPATLVDAKFSLPFCVALAAARGQIRISDFSAAALLDPEVLGIAEKVIPIEDSSLDWKVKIPDGRMEIVTRDGGSFARLGDNVPGSSEAPMSWESIEQKFRDCAAVAANPLTVEKTDCAIQLARDLESLEDATAFLNAVN
- a CDS encoding SDR family NAD(P)-dependent oxidoreductase translates to MKRFEGKAVVVTGAASGIGAACVRRLWDEGACVALADQDQGGVDKLVTLLGGDARLYGGNLDVSDAGQVEEFVATAQKKFGSLHGLINCAGIKGVGNVLDCESENWKKVMSVNLDGTFLMCQAFARAVQHDKTSRAIVNISSGAGIMGVPNRLPYVASKFAVSGITRTMGAELGPYGIRVNAIAPGMIRTPFTAYMFDDPEKARRIRAAHAIGREGQPEEIAAVAAFLLTDDASFMTGAIVSVDGGQTACIPSV
- a CDS encoding DUF3422 family protein encodes the protein MDHPLRATLAAELHARPFLKLAESVSLSHYAIYAEQNSSIHETLLHALCLDTGIPLPTEGVTHYSVQSPCGWHLKWECHTEFSTFTFVIPRHDSDYFNDIAIKGVPARWFEQLAGIRFVASRMELLTGASASAARNSLRQWIDGPILVGSNVLAGGQVFCDWSVRPDGFMRFLVIDDGFREEQGGRLLQRLYEIETYRMMALLSLPIARRMSRDLDEIHASLQSLMQSMDARDADCDDSQLLVKLTHLAVRVESLSGSGGRFSASRAYEKLVLARIQELREERIEGMPTIQEFMERRFAPAMETSRSVWARHEQIAARIARAVDLLRTRVNLAQEKDVTRMLAGMERTARNQLHLQHAVEGLSVAAISYYVLSLAAAAFRALHVLSIPFDPELAEGLAIGPVVIAVVAITRRTRGRLRRRDASGEGQFLRPSRQPI